From a single Miscanthus floridulus cultivar M001 chromosome 8, ASM1932011v1, whole genome shotgun sequence genomic region:
- the LOC136474681 gene encoding protein S-acyltransferase 18-like: protein MPVTRPARTPLDFTRPERSAEHLTRVASTPQISPSKMARCGDRDIVTAAMSRQPWRRRHGWQLPLHPLQLVAASVFALLVAAFYVVLGPYIGNTLAGNILLGTFSFSAAAAAVLYVRCTAVDPSDRTDAKKTKWQRQLARGGGTTAKLPRLRYGYILWRYAVRLLRRVEARVTNRWVRRSYLEQWNTSVQLDPMLPFAFTSLDDIVSPCATADGHDISFCPICDCEVKLRSKHCKTCERCVDGFDHHCRWLNNCIGRRNYATFILLMFFVLLMLVIEGGTAIAIFIRCFVDSKGVKMEMEHRLHMRLPKGAHAALSMAFVIFTLYSTAALGQLFFFHMVLIRKGMRTYDYILAMKEAGAAFDPFEDSDSDESIDFDSPEKPSFFSRIFCRKDEVNESARKLQEVRIESDQMDASGRKDDIQINPWTLIKMSKEKAMAAAERARERIRQKLPTSPMKPLPVETKRGPLNPERKHITTGKEIVPVFTKSWLSVSPTARISSPRRRFSGSSSPKPQRYRSNFDLRLAEVSRDLETHISKQVLCSIVMKGVEDEGYSS, encoded by the exons ATGCCAGTCACACGACCCGCGCGCACGCCGCTTGACTTTACTCGACCGGAGCGGAGCGCAGAGCACCTCACTCGCGTCGCGTCCACCCCACAGATCTCACCGTCAAAGATGGCCCGCTGCGGCGACAGAGACATCGTGACGGCGGCAATGTCGCGGCAGCCTTGGCGCCGCCGCCACGGATGGCAGCTCCCCCTACACCCGCTTCAG CTGGTGGCCGCGTCAGTGTTCGCGCTTCTCGTCGCCGCCTTCTACGTCGTCCTGGGGCCCTACATCGGCAACACCCTCGCCGGCAATATCCTCCTTGGCACCTTCTCCTTCTCG GCCGCGGCAGCGGCGGTGCTCTACGTGCGCTGCACGGCGGTGGACCCGTCCGACCGGACTGATGCGAAGAAGaccaagtggcagcggcagctcgCGCGGGGCGGCGGGACCACGGCGAAGCTGCCGCGGCTACGGTATGGCTACATCCTGTGGCGCTACGCGGTGCGGTTGCTGCGGCGGGTTGAGGCTCGGGTCACCAACCGCTGGGTGCGGCGGAGCTACCTTGAGCAGTGGAACACCAGCGTTCAGCTCGATCCCATGCTCCCCTTCGCCTTCACCAGCCTCGATGACATTGTCTCGCCATGCGCCACTGCCGATGGGCACGACATCTCCTTCTGCCCCATCTGCGACTGCGAG GTGAAGTTGCGTAGCAAGCACTGCAAGACCTGTGAGCGTTGCGTTGATGGATTTGATCACCACTGCAGG TGGCTAAACAATTGCATTGGAAGAAGGAACTATGCAACATTTATTCTGCTTATGTTCTTTGTCCTGCTGATG CTTGTAATTGAGGGAGGAACAGCAATTGCGATCTTCATCCGCTGCTTTGTCGACAGCAAAGGGGTGAAAATGGAAATGGAGCACAGACTGCACATGAGGCTCCCAAAAGGAGCTCATGCAGCACTATCA ATGGCTTTTGTCATCTTCACATTGTACAGCACTGCAGCGCTGGGTCAGCTCTTCTTTTTCCACATGGTGCTCATTAGAAAG GGCATGAGGACCTACGACTACATTCTTGCGATGAAGGAAGCAGGAGCAGCATTTGACCCATTCGAAGACTCCGACTCTGACGAGAGCATCGACTTTGACTCACCAGAGAAGCCATCTTTCTTTTCAAGGATCTTTTGCAGAAAAGATGAAGTGAATGAA AGTGCTCGGAAGCTTCAGGAAGTCAGGATCGAAAGCGACCAAATGGATGCTTCAGGAAGGAAGGATGATATCCAGATCAACCCATGGACATTGATCAAGATGAGCAAGGAGAAGGCGATGGCAGCCGCTGAGCGCGCACGCGAGCGAATCAGACAGAAGCTGCCAACATCACCGATGAAACCACTGCCGGTGGAGACAAAGCGAGGCCCTCTGAACCCAGAGAGAAAACACATCACAACTGGGAAAGAGATCGTACCGGTCTTCACCAAGAGCTGGCTGTCGGTGTCGCCCACAGCAAGGATCTCGAGCCCCAGGAGGCGATTCTCAGGGTCATCGTCGCCTAAGCCGCAGAGGTACAGAAGCAACTTCGACCTGAGGCTCGCCGAGGTGTCGAGGGATCTGGAGACCCACATCTCGAAGCAGGTGCTATGCTCCATCGTCATGAAGGGTGTCGAGGACGAAGGCTATTCGTCGTAA